A genomic region of Gadus macrocephalus chromosome 5, ASM3116895v1 contains the following coding sequences:
- the lingo2b gene encoding leucine-rich repeat and immunoglobulin-like domain-containing nogo receptor-interacting protein 2b, whose product MSVWIRNCAMTQGIVGRGVMQQPGVLHHLLLGGALLLLLAASALCCPARCDCSAHSKSVSCHRKRLPTAPEGIPIETRALDLSKNKLRSITPDNFSSFQQLEDLDLSDNLISTVEPGSFRFQVALRFLTFRNNLLQLIPFGVLSGLTNLTHLDLSHNRLVVLLDHGFHDLRRLASLEVGDNELVFISQRAFTGLQALRTLTLERSNLTVVPTEALTHLHSLVNLHMLHLSIGFLKPYSFKRLGNLRHLEIDHWPWLETVPPLSLNGLNLTTLSITNTNLSTFPGVALRNLPYLTHVNLSYCHIQHIQQGELGQHPHLLELRLQGAQLMHIEPMAFTGLKALQLLDVSQNQLDSLESSVFASTHSLSKLCLGGNPLVCDCRLLWLLNDRKLPFLQLLDAQPECTAPERLIGKLLRDLKEPLVSRYVTCTRPRIGPNITQLLMADEGQPAHLSCVAEGAPRPSVVWVTPHRRHITVKSSGRVEVQANGTLEIKAAELHDSGLYHCIASNAAGNASLSASLAVRSSGISDRWLYNNRSSNYLTDSNTTWGNETVLYNMTFPIDLKTIIISTAMGCLSFLGVVIFCFLLLFAWSRGKGRHRSNFDIEYVPRKSNGNSTEVIETSGPRRVNMKMI is encoded by the coding sequence ATGTCTGTATGGATAAGGAACTGTGCCATGACACAGGGCATCGTGGGTAGAGGAGTCATGCAACAGCCAGGTGTGCTTCACCATCTCCTCCTGGGCGGAGCCTTGCTGCTCCTGCTCGCCGCCTCGGCCCTATGCTGCCCTGCCCGTTGCGACTGTTCTGCCCATAGCAAATCTGTCAGCTGTCATCGCAAGCGCTTGCCCACTGCCCCTGAGGGTATTCCGATTGAGACTCGAGCCCTGGACCTCAGCAAAAACAAACTGCGGAGCATAACTCCTGACAACTTCTCTTCCTTCCAGCAACTGGAGGACCTAGATCTTAGCGACAACCTTATCAGCACAGTAGAGCCCGGTTCCTTTCGATTTCAGGTTGCGCTGCGCTTTCTTACATTCCGCAATAACTTGCTTCAGTTAATTCCTTTTGGTGTGCTATCAGGTCTAACTAACCTCACCCATCTTGATCTCAGCCACAACCGCCTGGTGGTTCTGTTGGACCATGGCTTCCATGATCTGCGAAGACTGGCCTCCTTAGAGGTCGGTGACAATGAGCTGGTGTTCATTTCCCAACGGGCGTTCACTGGACTACAGGCACTCCGCACTTTAACACTGGAGCGTTCCAATTTAACAGTAGTCCCAACGGAAGCCTTGACACACCTACACAGCCTGGTCAATCTGCACATGCTGCATCTGAGCATTGGTTTCCTGAAGCCGTATTCCTTCAAGAGGCTCGGAAATCTACGTCATCTAGAAATCGATCACTGGCCTTGGCTGGAAACGGTGCCACCACTCTCGCTGAATGGCCTCAACCTTACAACGCTTTCTATCACCAACACCAATCTGTCCACATTCCCTGGTGTGGCGCTGCGCAACCTGCCATATCTCACACACGTCAACCTGTCCTACTGTCACATCCAACACATCCAGCAGGGGGAGCTTGGCCAACATCCGCACCTGTTAGAACTACGGCTCCAAGGGGCCCAGCTGATGCACATTGAGCCAATGGCCTTCACAGGTCTCAAGGCTCTGCAGCTTTTGGATGTATCTCAGAATCAACTCGACTCATTAGAAAGTAGTGTATTTGCCTCAACCCACAGCCTCAGTAAGCTTTGTCTGGGCGGAAACCCATTGGTATGTGATTGCCGTCTGCTGTGGTTGTTGAATGATCGCAAGCTCCCCTTCCTGCAGCTCCTAGACGCCCAGCCCGAATGCACTGCCCCTGAGCGACTGATAGGAAAACTCCTGCGTGATCTAAAGGAACCGCTGGTGTCGAGATACGTCACCTGCACCAGGCCTCGGATTGGACCAAACATCACACAGCTGCTCATGGCAGATGAGGGGCAGCCTGCCCATTTAAGCTGTGTTGCAGAAGGAGCCCCCCGTCCGTCTGTGGTATGGGTCACACCGCATAGACGCCACATTACAGTCAAAAGCAGTGGCAGGGTTGAAGTTCAAGCAAACGGTACACTAGAGATCAAGGCGGCAGAGTTGCATGACAGTGGATTATATCATTGCATTGCCAGTAATGCTGCTGGAAATGCCAGCCTGTCTGCCTCTTTGGCAGTGAGGAGCTCAGGCATAAGCGATAGATGGCTTTATAACAACAGGAGTTCAAACTATCTGACAGACTCCAACACTACCTGGGGAAACGAAACAGTACTGTATAACATGACATTCCCCATAGACCTGAAAACCATTATTATATCTACAGCCATGGGCTGCTTGTCCTTTCTTGGTGTTGTCATCTTCTGCTTCCTCCTGCTGTTCGCTTGGAGCAGAGGTAAAGGTCGCCACAGAAGCAACTTCGACATTGAGTACGTCCCACGGAAATCCAATGGGAACTCAACGGAGGTGATAGAAACAAGCGGACCTCGGCGTGTCAACATGAAAATGATTTAA